In Segatella copri, the DNA window CTACCGCGACAACATCATGCGTGTAAATATCCGCCAGCAGATGGCACACCCGATGAGTGAGTTCCTGGGAACCATCCTCATCGTAGTGGTATTGTGGTTTGGCGGTATCCTGGTTCTGGATTACGGCAGAATCGACGGTCCTACCATCATCTTCTATCTCGTGATGCTCTACAGCATCATCAACCCACTGAAGGAATTCTCCAAGGCGAGCTACAATATTCCAAAGGGATTGGCAAGTATGGAGCGTATCGACAAGATTCTGCAGGCTGAGGTGGAAATTAAGGACAAGGAGAACCCTGAGCATATCAGCAGCTTCGAACATCAGATAGAGTTCCGCCACGTTTCCTTCGCCTATACCGACCGAAAGAGCGCCGAACTGGTTTATGTATTAAAGGATATCAATCTCGTGATACCAAAAGGCAAGACTGTTGCACTTGTTGGTCAGAGCGGTAGCGGTAAGAGTACGATGGTAGATTTGATTCCTCGTTACTATGATGTACAGGAAGGCGAGGTGCTCATCGACGGTATTAATGTGAAAGACCTTGCCGTACATGACCTTCGCATGCTGATAGGAAATGTAAACCAGGAGGCCATCCTCTTCAATGCAAGTTTCAAGGACAATATCCGATTCGGCAAGACCGATGCTACAGATGAGGAAATAGCCAATGCAGCTAAGATAGCCAATGCTTACGAGTTCATCACCAAGTCGGAGAAAGGTTTCGATACAAATATCGGTGACCGAGGCGGCAGACTTTCCGGTGGCCAGCGCCAGCGTGTCAGCATCGCCCGTGCCATCCTCAAGAATCCTCCTATCCTCATCCTCGATGAGGCAACATCAGCCCTCGATACCGAGAGCGAGCGCCTGGTTCAGGATGCCTTGGAGAAACTGATGAAAACCCGTACCACCGTGGCTGTGGCTCACCGATTGAGTACCATCAAGCATGCCGATGAAATCTGCGTATTGCACGAGGGTAAGATTGTGGAGCGCGGTACCCACGATGAACTGATTGGAAAAGACGGATATTACAAGAAGTTGCATGATATGCAGCAGGTGTAATTGAGTAAAGAGTTAATAGTTAAGAATTTATAGTTTTACAGATGGTTAAGATTGTTTATGCATTCTTTTATGCAATATCGCTGCTGCCTTTCAGGCTGCTCTATTGCATTGCCGACTTCGAGTACTTCATGATGTATTACGTCATCAAGTACCGCAGAGGCATTGTGCGTAAGAATCTCACCACCTCCTTCCCTGAGAAATCAGAAGAAGAGATTGTTGACATCGAGAAGAAATTCTACCGCTGGTTCAGCGATTACTTCTTCGAGGCGGTTAAACTTCTGAGCATCAGCGACAAGGAGTTGCGCCGTCGATTCAAGGTATATAACAGCGAAGAAGTGGAACAATGTTTCCAGGAAGGTCAGGATGTGGCAGCCATCCTCGGTCATTACTGCAACTGGGAGTGGCTCTCATGTGTAGGCATCGAACTGCCCAAGTCACGCAAGATGGGCCTCATCTATCATCCTCTGCGCAACCAAGCCTTCGACGAACTCTTCAAGCGCATCCGTTCTCACGAAGAAAACGGAGTGCCTGTCCCAAAGAAGGACATCCTCCGCTATCTCGTAGACTACAAACGCAAGAACATCCGCAGCATCTTCGGCTACATCAGCGACCAGGGGCCCAAGTGGGAGAACATCCATCTGTGGCTTCCTTTCCTCTATCATCCCGAAACCCCAGTGTTTACGGGTGGTGAAAGAATCATGAGAAAGATGAACGATGCCGTGTTCTATGTAGAGATGTCCCGCCCTAAGCGCGGCTACTACACGGCAACATACAAACTCATCACCCGCAATCCGAACTCCCTGCCGGAGCACGAGATTACCCGTCGCTTCTTCCAAATGCTGGAAGAAACCATCCGCAAGAATCCACCTTATTATTTATGGACGCATAACAGATGGAAGCGAACCAGGGAGGAGTTTGATAAGCGATATGAAATTAAAAACGGCAAAGTAATTCCTATAGAATCATGAGAATAGTTCTTTTCTGTGAAAACAAGTATGCCATAGACATACTTAATCCAATACAAGAACATGTGACAAAGCAACATTTGCCACACGAGATATTGTGGTATATCCACAAACCAAAGATAGACAGTTTTCCATATGCCGACCAGGTGAAATGGACCAACTCTATTCAAGAAGTCTATGACTTCCAGCCAGAGGCTATCTATGTGCCAGGCAACATTGTGCCTTACTATCTGCCAGGCGTCAAGATACAGGTATTCCACGGCTATGCCGCAGAGAAGAAAGACCACTGGATTATCCGCCGTTACTTTGACACCTATTTCACCCAAGGTCCTTACTTCACTTCCCACTTCGAGACTCTGGCCAAGAGATATGGAGATTTCGAGGTGTTGGAAACGGGATGGCCTAAGCAGGATTGGATCAAGGAAAACCTGCATAAATATGATGCCGACCGAGAGAAACTGCTCAGGGAAAGCGGCAAGGAGACCTTGATCCTTTACGCTCCTACCTTCTCGCCAAAACTCACTTCGCTTCCTTACATCAAGGAAGAGCTGGGCAAGCTGGCTAAGGAGCGCAATGCCCTGATAGTAATGAAGTTCCATCCGCTTACCCGTCAGGAATGGGTAGATGAATACCGTGAATGGGCTGCAACCAAGAAGGATGTTCTCTTCATCGACAAAGGAGAGAACGTAACCAAATATCAGCTGATGGCAGATACGCTCATCAGCGATACCTCTTCTACCATCTATGAGTTCCTGCTGCTCTCTCGCCCAGTAATCACCCTCGGCACCATATCCAAGGATATCTACTGGGAAAACATCACGGAACCTGATCAACTGATTGCCGCCTACGACCATGCCCTCACAGACCCTGAGGCGATAGCCAAGAGACAGTGGATAGTAGACAACTACGATCCATATTTGGACGGCAACGTATGCCAGCGCATGCTCGACGGAGCCGAAGACTACATCCGCCGTCATGGTGTGCCGAAGAAGAGAAAGCTGAATCTCTGGCGTAAATATACCAGCATCAAGACATTTGGAAGAATCAAAAAAGAATAAAGATATGCTTAATTTTACAGTAGGACCTGTGATGGCAAGCGATGAGGTTAGAGCCATCGGCGCTGAGCAGGTGCCTTATTTCAGAACAGCAGAGTTCTCCGCCATCATGAAGGAGAACGAACAATTGATGAAGCAGTTTGCCAAGGCATCAGACGATGCCCGCACTGTTTTTATCACAGGTTCGGGCACAGCCTCTATGGAAGCCGTGGTTATGAATGTATTCACTCCTGCCGACAAAGTACTGGTAGTGAATGGCGGTAGCTTTGGTCACCGATTCGTACAACTCTGTGAAATTCATGAGATTCCACATACAGAAATCAAGCTTGAGATGGGGACTCCACTCACGGCAGAAGACCTCAAGCCATACGAGGGACAAGGCTACACCGGCTTCCTCGTCAATCTACATGAGACTTCTACCGGCGTACTCTACGACATCCAGATGATCAGCGACTTCTGTCATCGCAACCATATTTTCCTGGCCGTAGATTCCATCAGTTCTTTCCTCGCGGACCCATTCAACATGAAGGAACTCGGCGTGAACGTAATGATTACGGGTTCACAGAAAGCACTGGCATGTCCTCCAGGCATCTCTGTCATCATTCTCGATACAGAGGCAATCAAGCGAGTAGAGGCAAACAATGTTAAGTCGATGTATTTCGACCTGAAGGATGCCTTGAAGAATGGTGAGCGTGGACAGACTCCTTTCACCCCAGCCGTAGGAACCTTACTGCAGATTCATGCCCGCCTGAAGGAGATAGAGCGCAATGGCGGTGTGGAGAGCGAGAACCAGCGCATGAAAATGCTTGCAGAAGATTTTAGAAGCAAGATCAAGGACCTGCCATTCACCATCGTTTCCCAATCGATGTCAAATGCCGTTACTCCTCTGCATCCACAGAACGCCTCAGCCTACGACATCTTCCTGAAGCTGAAAGACGAATATGGCATCTGGGTATGTCCTAATGGTGGCGACATGGCAGAAAAGATATTCCGTGTAGGTCATCTCGGCAACCTAAGTCCGGAAGACAATACTACGCTCGTTGATGCACTGAAGGATATGCAGGCTAAGGGACTGCTATAAAGGGACTGCTATAATATATATAATAAGGTATAGAGAACTTTCAAGATAGAGAAACTTATGGTTAAAGTCATCACATACGGTACTTACGACCTGCTTCATTATGGTCACATCCGTCTCCTGGAGCGCGCCAAGGCTTTGGGCGACTACCTCATCGTGGGCGTAACCTCGGATACCTTCGACCGTGAGCGTGGCAAAATCAATGTACAACAATCCCTCATGGAACGAGTGGAAGCCGTGCGTGCCACTGGCATTGCTGATGAAATCATCATCGAGGAATACGAGGGACAGAAGATTGACGACATCAAGCGACTGGACGTAGATATCTTTACCGTAGGTTCTGACTGGAGAGGCAAGTTTGACTATCTCAACGCCTATTGCAAGGT includes these proteins:
- a CDS encoding pyridoxal-phosphate-dependent aminotransferase family protein, whose translation is MLNFTVGPVMASDEVRAIGAEQVPYFRTAEFSAIMKENEQLMKQFAKASDDARTVFITGSGTASMEAVVMNVFTPADKVLVVNGGSFGHRFVQLCEIHEIPHTEIKLEMGTPLTAEDLKPYEGQGYTGFLVNLHETSTGVLYDIQMISDFCHRNHIFLAVDSISSFLADPFNMKELGVNVMITGSQKALACPPGISVIILDTEAIKRVEANNVKSMYFDLKDALKNGERGQTPFTPAVGTLLQIHARLKEIERNGGVESENQRMKMLAEDFRSKIKDLPFTIVSQSMSNAVTPLHPQNASAYDIFLKLKDEYGIWVCPNGGDMAEKIFRVGHLGNLSPEDNTTLVDALKDMQAKGLL
- a CDS encoding lysophospholipid acyltransferase family protein, translated to MVKIVYAFFYAISLLPFRLLYCIADFEYFMMYYVIKYRRGIVRKNLTTSFPEKSEEEIVDIEKKFYRWFSDYFFEAVKLLSISDKELRRRFKVYNSEEVEQCFQEGQDVAAILGHYCNWEWLSCVGIELPKSRKMGLIYHPLRNQAFDELFKRIRSHEENGVPVPKKDILRYLVDYKRKNIRSIFGYISDQGPKWENIHLWLPFLYHPETPVFTGGERIMRKMNDAVFYVEMSRPKRGYYTATYKLITRNPNSLPEHEITRRFFQMLEETIRKNPPYYLWTHNRWKRTREEFDKRYEIKNGKVIPIES
- a CDS encoding ABC transporter ATP-binding protein codes for the protein MKEFLQILRRFVPPYKKYLGLSILFNILSAVLNIFSFAALIPILQILFQVDGGIRVNEYMHWNGDWGSIKEVATNNLYYYIQEFIVVHSASTALLVIGLFLAFMTFLKTGAYFLSSATIIPIRTGIVRDIRNQIYQKINSLSLGFFSEERKGDIIARMSGDVQEVENSIMSSLDMLFKNPILILFYFITLICISWQLTLFTILFVPPFGWFMGVVGKKLKAHSIEAQALWSDTMSMVEETLGGLRIIKAFCAEEKMNKRFNQVNSSYRDNIMRVNIRQQMAHPMSEFLGTILIVVVLWFGGILVLDYGRIDGPTIIFYLVMLYSIINPLKEFSKASYNIPKGLASMERIDKILQAEVEIKDKENPEHISSFEHQIEFRHVSFAYTDRKSAELVYVLKDINLVIPKGKTVALVGQSGSGKSTMVDLIPRYYDVQEGEVLIDGINVKDLAVHDLRMLIGNVNQEAILFNASFKDNIRFGKTDATDEEIANAAKIANAYEFITKSEKGFDTNIGDRGGRLSGGQRQRVSIARAILKNPPILILDEATSALDTESERLVQDALEKLMKTRTTVAVAHRLSTIKHADEICVLHEGKIVERGTHDELIGKDGYYKKLHDMQQV
- a CDS encoding CDP-glycerol glycerophosphotransferase family protein; this encodes MRIVLFCENKYAIDILNPIQEHVTKQHLPHEILWYIHKPKIDSFPYADQVKWTNSIQEVYDFQPEAIYVPGNIVPYYLPGVKIQVFHGYAAEKKDHWIIRRYFDTYFTQGPYFTSHFETLAKRYGDFEVLETGWPKQDWIKENLHKYDADREKLLRESGKETLILYAPTFSPKLTSLPYIKEELGKLAKERNALIVMKFHPLTRQEWVDEYREWAATKKDVLFIDKGENVTKYQLMADTLISDTSSTIYEFLLLSRPVITLGTISKDIYWENITEPDQLIAAYDHALTDPEAIAKRQWIVDNYDPYLDGNVCQRMLDGAEDYIRRHGVPKKRKLNLWRKYTSIKTFGRIKKE